The proteins below come from a single Streptococcus canis genomic window:
- a CDS encoding alpha-galactosidase, whose translation MAIIFKKKSKEFHIYNDKISYVICVLPNGHIGNLYFGKRLSQQDSYLHLLEGRHRAMTSYVYEDDENFSLQHTRQEYACYGTGDFSLPAFEIKQADGSLLSNFVFEDYRIFSGKPTLEGLPATYVEKESEATSLEIQLIDKVSETRLFLLYTIYENLAAVTRSARFEQLGQQEIRLTRALSLTLDLPDKHYDWLHLDGAWSRERHLVRTPLSQGCQSVYSLKGASSSEHNPFLALLRPHADEHQGEVLGFSLVYSGNFLAQIDVTPYQQTRVSLGIHPEHFEWPLAQGNHFQTPEVVIVYSEEGLNGLSQSYHNLYQKRLARGYWRDKERPILLNNWEAMTFDFDEERILKLAQQAADVGVELFVMDDGWFGARDNDQAGLGDWKVNLNKLPNGLTGVIAKVHEMGMSFGLWIEPEMVNKDSDLYRQHPDWIFHHPHRSQSHGRHQFTLDLSREEVFQNIYQQLYDLLSQHDIDYIKWDMNRYMTEVFSLTQANDRQGEIFHRYILNLYRLFDRLTSQFPKILFESCSSGGARFDPGLLYYAPQVWTSDDSDAIERLKIQYGTSIVYPLSTMGCHVSEVPNQQVSRLTPLETRANVAYFGAFGYELDLSELTTTELHEVKEQIAFYKRARKTFQYGRFTRLMSPFEDSSTAWQVMSESQEELFVGFYRSLIMANEGNQRLYLKDLDETATYQVNNQAVYSGSSLMYAGLPIASEDFPTGLKDFASILYRIQKL comes from the coding sequence ATGGCAATTATTTTTAAGAAAAAAAGTAAAGAATTTCACATTTATAATGATAAGATTAGCTATGTTATTTGTGTTCTTCCAAATGGGCATATAGGGAATCTTTATTTTGGCAAACGATTGAGCCAACAAGATTCCTATCTTCATTTGTTGGAAGGAAGACATCGTGCGATGACTTCATATGTTTATGAAGATGATGAAAACTTTTCGTTGCAGCATACACGGCAGGAGTATGCCTGCTACGGGACCGGCGATTTTTCTCTTCCTGCCTTTGAAATTAAGCAAGCAGATGGCAGTTTGCTCTCAAATTTTGTTTTTGAAGATTATCGTATTTTTTCTGGTAAACCTACCTTAGAAGGTTTGCCAGCAACTTATGTTGAGAAGGAAAGTGAGGCGACAAGTTTAGAAATTCAGCTTATTGATAAGGTATCTGAGACAAGACTATTTCTTTTATACACCATTTATGAAAATTTAGCAGCAGTGACAAGAAGTGCTCGATTTGAGCAATTGGGACAGCAAGAGATTCGTTTGACAAGAGCTCTTAGTTTAACACTTGATTTGCCAGATAAGCATTATGATTGGTTGCATTTGGATGGTGCTTGGAGTAGAGAAAGACATCTAGTGAGGACTCCTTTAAGTCAAGGTTGTCAATCTGTTTATAGCCTTAAAGGAGCTAGTAGCTCTGAGCATAATCCATTTCTTGCTCTTTTACGTCCTCATGCAGATGAACATCAAGGAGAAGTTCTTGGTTTTTCACTGGTTTATAGTGGTAATTTCTTGGCACAAATAGATGTTACACCTTACCAACAGACAAGGGTTAGTTTAGGTATTCATCCAGAACACTTTGAGTGGCCCTTAGCTCAAGGAAATCATTTTCAAACGCCTGAAGTAGTGATAGTTTATAGTGAAGAAGGGTTGAATGGTCTTAGTCAAAGTTATCATAATCTTTATCAAAAACGTCTGGCACGAGGTTATTGGCGAGATAAGGAACGTCCAATTCTCCTCAATAATTGGGAAGCGATGACCTTTGATTTTGATGAAGAGCGGATCTTGAAATTGGCTCAGCAGGCAGCAGATGTGGGTGTGGAACTTTTTGTCATGGACGATGGTTGGTTTGGAGCTAGAGACAATGATCAAGCTGGGCTTGGAGATTGGAAGGTTAATCTGAACAAGCTTCCAAATGGATTGACAGGAGTTATTGCTAAAGTTCACGAAATGGGGATGTCCTTTGGACTTTGGATTGAACCTGAGATGGTCAATAAGGATAGTGATTTGTATCGTCAACATCCCGACTGGATTTTCCATCACCCCCATCGTAGCCAATCTCATGGTCGTCATCAATTTACTTTGGATTTATCAAGAGAAGAGGTTTTCCAAAATATTTATCAACAGCTTTATGATTTACTTTCTCAGCATGATATTGATTACATCAAATGGGATATGAATCGTTACATGACAGAGGTTTTCAGTCTAACGCAAGCTAATGATCGACAAGGAGAAATTTTCCATCGTTATATTCTCAATCTTTACCGTTTATTTGACAGATTGACTAGTCAATTTCCAAAAATACTTTTTGAATCTTGTTCCAGTGGAGGTGCTCGCTTTGATCCAGGACTTCTTTATTACGCTCCGCAAGTTTGGACGAGTGATGATTCGGATGCTATTGAGCGCTTGAAAATCCAGTATGGGACATCAATCGTTTATCCTTTATCAACTATGGGCTGTCATGTGTCTGAAGTTCCTAATCAACAGGTGAGTCGTCTGACACCTCTAGAAACGAGAGCGAATGTCGCTTATTTTGGTGCCTTTGGGTATGAATTAGACCTATCAGAGTTGACAACAACAGAACTTCATGAGGTTAAAGAGCAAATTGCATTTTACAAAAGAGCAAGGAAAACCTTCCAGTATGGACGTTTTACACGTCTCATGAGCCCTTTTGAAGACAGTTCTACGGCTTGGCAAGTTATGTCCGAAAGCCAGGAAGAGTTGTTTGTCGGTTTTTACCGTAGCCTTATTATGGCAAACGAAGGTAATCAGCGTCTTTATTTAAAAGATTTGGACGAAACAGCAACTTATCAAGTTAATAATCAAGCGGTCTACTCTGGGTCAAGCTTGATGTATGCTGGGCTACCAATTGCATCGGAAGACTTTCCAACTGGGCTAAAGGATTTTGCATCTATTTTGTATCGTATTCAAAAATTGTAA
- a CDS encoding sugar ABC transporter substrate-binding protein, with translation MKKLGYYVGVVTSLILLSACGSTNKSGTVSSDKSEQTKISYAIWDSGQEPGLRQIADKFEEKNPKIKVDIQVVSWDAYWTMLEAGATGGSLPDTFWMHSNEIYRYGSNNMLLPLDDNIKNSKKVDLENYPEGLNKIYNINSKQYAIPKDYDTIGLWYNKKMFDEAGVSYPDDTWDWNTLKEAAKKLTKSDGSQYGFLAPLHNQEGYYNFIYQNGGSVITDAKKSGYADPKSVEALKFYESFVREGLSPEITEDKKRAEALQNGQVAMAYFGSWNLASFTKNDYIRSNFDVAVLPKGKVRSTIFNGLGNAIAANTKHPKEAWKWVEYLSSKEGQEMQAELGVAISAYKGTADTWVNSNKNFAIKNFVDMVDYAQIRPYSNATSKWEDKAYELLKPSYLGQEDVEKGAKNTAKMMNEELALEK, from the coding sequence TTGAAAAAATTAGGCTATTATGTTGGCGTTGTAACATCGCTTATTCTACTATCGGCTTGTGGTTCAACCAATAAATCTGGGACTGTTTCCTCAGATAAATCTGAACAAACCAAAATTTCTTATGCTATTTGGGATTCAGGACAAGAACCAGGGCTTCGCCAGATAGCAGATAAGTTTGAAGAAAAAAATCCTAAAATTAAAGTGGACATTCAGGTAGTTTCATGGGATGCTTATTGGACCATGTTAGAAGCAGGTGCAACAGGGGGATCCTTACCAGATACTTTTTGGATGCATTCTAATGAGATTTACCGCTATGGTTCTAATAACATGTTGTTGCCTTTAGATGATAACATTAAAAACAGTAAAAAAGTGGACTTGGAAAATTATCCTGAAGGTCTCAACAAAATTTATAATATTAATAGCAAGCAGTATGCTATTCCAAAAGATTACGATACTATAGGACTTTGGTATAATAAGAAAATGTTTGATGAGGCCGGTGTTAGCTATCCTGATGACACTTGGGATTGGAACACATTGAAGGAAGCAGCTAAGAAATTAACCAAATCTGATGGTAGTCAATATGGCTTTTTAGCACCACTTCATAATCAAGAGGGTTATTATAACTTTATCTATCAAAATGGTGGAAGTGTTATCACAGATGCTAAAAAATCAGGTTATGCTGATCCAAAATCTGTTGAAGCATTGAAGTTTTATGAAAGCTTTGTCCGTGAAGGCCTCTCACCAGAAATCACGGAAGACAAGAAACGTGCTGAGGCACTGCAAAATGGGCAAGTAGCCATGGCTTATTTTGGCTCATGGAACTTAGCTTCATTTACTAAAAATGATTATATCCGTAGCAACTTTGATGTTGCAGTGTTACCAAAAGGCAAAGTGCGTTCAACAATTTTTAACGGACTTGGCAATGCTATTGCAGCCAACACAAAACATCCAAAAGAGGCTTGGAAATGGGTTGAGTATCTTAGCTCAAAAGAAGGGCAAGAAATGCAAGCAGAACTTGGTGTCGCTATTTCAGCTTACAAAGGGACAGCTGATACTTGGGTGAATTCTAACAAAAACTTTGCTATTAAGAACTTTGTTGACATGGTAGACTACGCACAAATTCGTCCTTACTCAAATGCAACGTCTAAATGGGAAGATAAAGCCTATGAACTCTTGAAACCATCTTACCTGGGTCAAGAAGATGTTGAAAAGGGTGCTAAAAATACTGCAAAAATGATGAATGAAGAATTAGCTTTAGAAAAATAG
- a CDS encoding aldose epimerase family protein, translating into MKILEQIIEKIGQEEVIQITLMNDFGVKVECLTFGATWQSFKVPDGANEKNIVLGHQLVSDYLIDPLCAGQSIGRVAGRIGGATFRLNNQSFTVEANEKGNCLHGGSKGFHKRNWHYRTNLSAEAASVTFLMGCKESDDLFPGDMDVCITYTLTNANQLDIVFEGNNASKLGLFNPTNHVYFNLSDRQDLTTHSLQVASDDYLETDGDLIPTGRFLDVSGRPHDFREKKALWPAVIANDGFDTAFRIRPDAHKNGLPIAVLRDEESNTQLSIFSDRNALVIYTMDDIPSNLFFERDRGQTALPREAIAMEAQTLPDAINHAEFGDITILPNEKKTYRISYHYN; encoded by the coding sequence ATGAAGATATTAGAACAAATCATTGAAAAAATTGGACAAGAAGAAGTCATACAAATAACGTTAATGAATGATTTTGGCGTTAAAGTGGAATGTTTAACATTTGGAGCCACATGGCAATCTTTTAAGGTGCCAGATGGTGCAAATGAGAAAAATATTGTTTTAGGCCATCAATTGGTAAGTGATTATTTGATAGATCCTCTTTGCGCGGGTCAATCTATTGGGCGTGTTGCAGGTCGTATTGGAGGAGCTACTTTTCGTTTGAATAATCAGTCTTTCACCGTTGAAGCTAATGAAAAGGGAAACTGCTTACATGGTGGGTCAAAGGGTTTTCATAAACGAAATTGGCATTATCGAACGAACCTATCTGCTGAAGCAGCTAGTGTTACATTTTTGATGGGTTGTAAGGAAAGTGATGATCTATTTCCTGGTGATATGGATGTTTGTATTACTTATACCTTAACCAATGCTAATCAACTTGATATTGTATTTGAAGGCAACAATGCTAGTAAGCTAGGTTTATTTAACCCAACAAATCATGTGTATTTTAATTTAAGTGATCGCCAGGACTTAACAACACACTCCTTGCAAGTGGCAAGTGATGACTATCTGGAAACTGACGGGGACCTTATTCCTACAGGAAGGTTTCTTGATGTTAGTGGCAGGCCTCATGACTTTAGAGAAAAGAAGGCATTATGGCCAGCAGTTATCGCAAATGATGGTTTTGACACAGCGTTTCGCATTCGTCCAGATGCTCATAAAAATGGCCTGCCAATTGCTGTTTTAAGGGATGAGGAAAGTAATACTCAACTGTCAATTTTTTCAGACCGCAATGCCCTTGTCATCTACACAATGGATGACATTCCTTCAAATCTGTTTTTTGAAAGGGATCGTGGCCAAACAGCTTTGCCAAGAGAAGCGATCGCAATGGAAGCACAAACTTTGCCAGATGCGATTAATCATGCGGAATTTGGTGATATTACCATTTTGCCAAATGAGAAAAAGACCTATCGTATTTCTTACCACTACAACTAG
- a CDS encoding family 16 glycosylhydrolase: MKEKRHFSLRKLAIGVCSVCLGVSLASHSVKAEEATVTETPTTELLSGQTPSAALASEIKSSSMGQSADKQIESSEDSNLALLTETKEETETTKLVNVVKGKTPTSNSTTMITYELSTIPSVQIENPKQATDGSKNSGSTDKSNTKILAGQETGGKDNGYSSWQPVYLQYDFGDVKPVERIAIYRNTYSDAISTFKKVKVELSTEADFSKNSQVIFEEADFVETVGTKGQPQIIELLKTVNARYIRIWGQGHYIQNTNSSWAGYSSALRFNEVEVLARVKDDGSQNNNTTLVNLAALKQPYVYGLDPTNLEAINDGKFDENYAYHNTRGASYLQYEFKRSYNIKEIRFKLKPGLYSDIAVSFDNTPSPNDGYESIYKEENKTIDSGDIITVSVPEDAQSQYVRFSACRADREPVGYSEIEILGTGDSYDESRPDYVEPNSKFNKLVWSDEFNGDTIDESKWQIIDGMVNHAAIYNRGAVSIKKDADKSYLSIRSQNYASTDELIKAVGIDRYDDKKLASKITWSSGRVESKDKYSFQYGRMAVRAKVNDSQGIWPAIWMLAQDETGHDEIDVLEFLGQTPWEAWTTNHYGILAKNKASHGVPIEYYEAWSQAFHVYEVEWTPESIKWFIDGEYVFGSDRGRDDGRDGMHSRPMFPILETQVGDGWVGNVDYDKNKTKQNSEYLIDWIRVYQEDNQDQVYFDNLDKEAPSGDYYIQPTHYVGQLTAVSDGKEDFENKNHFYYGGQPRYETSRLFASDDNQENALIYKIDHPSAVHLTTYYKTLSDYKVYNAAAWANEGQSIRAHLLGDDTIDFKVYLSADGNKWTETGLSVVDNFVEATPAYARTNFDARDLAEGTHFVKIVFPKVSGRQYRLANQSLQEVIASDVQLAKVTFTAPKQVKPNQVEQVLIDDKVVNSNLRLTEALPNAQPLSTSAPEKVTKSKGFLQEKEILVMEEKTGKNAARTLPKTGDSSTAWLSLAGLVALLSTVSFFKKKE, translated from the coding sequence ATGAAAGAAAAACGACATTTTTCTCTTCGGAAATTGGCTATTGGTGTTTGTTCAGTTTGCTTAGGTGTCAGCTTAGCCTCTCATTCAGTTAAGGCAGAAGAAGCAACTGTCACTGAAACACCGACAACAGAATTGTTATCGGGTCAAACACCGTCAGCTGCTTTAGCTTCTGAAATAAAGAGTTCCTCTATGGGTCAATCCGCCGACAAACAGATTGAGAGTTCCGAGGATTCAAACCTTGCTTTGCTTACAGAGACGAAAGAAGAGACAGAAACAACTAAATTAGTTAATGTGGTAAAGGGAAAAACACCGACTAGTAATAGTACTACAATGATTACATATGAACTGTCAACAATTCCTTCCGTCCAGATTGAAAATCCTAAACAGGCGACAGATGGTAGTAAAAATAGTGGATCAACTGATAAAAGTAATACCAAAATTTTAGCTGGTCAAGAAACTGGTGGCAAAGATAATGGTTATTCGAGCTGGCAACCTGTCTATTTGCAGTATGATTTTGGAGATGTTAAGCCTGTGGAGCGTATTGCTATTTATCGTAATACTTATAGTGATGCTATATCAACTTTTAAAAAAGTTAAAGTTGAACTATCAACTGAAGCAGATTTTAGTAAAAATAGTCAGGTCATTTTTGAAGAGGCGGATTTTGTTGAAACAGTAGGGACAAAGGGTCAACCTCAAATCATTGAGTTGTTAAAGACTGTTAATGCTCGCTATATCCGTATTTGGGGACAGGGACATTATATTCAAAATACCAATAGTAGTTGGGCAGGTTATAGTAGCGCTCTTCGCTTTAATGAGGTTGAAGTTTTGGCACGTGTCAAGGACGATGGTAGTCAAAATAATAATACCACCTTAGTTAATCTAGCTGCTCTCAAGCAACCTTATGTTTACGGGCTAGATCCGACTAATCTTGAAGCAATTAATGATGGCAAATTTGATGAAAATTATGCTTATCACAATACCAGAGGAGCGTCTTATCTTCAGTATGAATTCAAACGTTCTTACAATATCAAGGAGATTCGATTTAAATTAAAACCAGGTCTCTACTCTGATATTGCTGTTAGTTTTGACAATACCCCGTCACCAAATGATGGTTATGAGTCTATTTATAAGGAAGAGAATAAAACGATTGATAGTGGCGATATTATCACCGTCTCAGTTCCAGAAGATGCTCAGTCTCAGTATGTTCGTTTTTCAGCATGTCGAGCAGACAGGGAACCTGTTGGTTATTCTGAAATTGAAATTCTAGGAACAGGTGATAGTTATGATGAAAGTCGTCCAGATTATGTAGAACCTAATTCTAAGTTTAACAAACTTGTTTGGTCTGATGAGTTTAATGGTGACACGATAGATGAAAGCAAATGGCAAATTATTGATGGGATGGTCAATCACGCTGCCATTTATAACCGTGGTGCAGTTAGCATTAAGAAAGATGCAGACAAGAGTTATCTTTCAATCCGTAGCCAAAATTATGCTTCTACAGATGAGCTTATTAAGGCTGTTGGTATTGACAGATATGATGATAAAAAGTTAGCAAGTAAAATTACCTGGTCATCTGGTCGTGTTGAATCCAAAGACAAGTATTCCTTCCAGTACGGTCGTATGGCGGTTCGAGCCAAGGTTAACGATTCACAGGGAATTTGGCCGGCCATTTGGATGTTAGCACAAGATGAAACTGGTCATGATGAGATTGATGTCTTAGAGTTTCTGGGGCAAACGCCATGGGAGGCATGGACGACCAACCATTATGGTATTTTAGCAAAAAACAAAGCATCTCATGGTGTCCCCATTGAATATTATGAAGCTTGGAGCCAAGCTTTCCACGTTTATGAGGTGGAGTGGACACCAGAATCGATAAAGTGGTTTATTGATGGAGAATATGTATTTGGTAGTGATCGCGGACGTGATGATGGACGTGATGGTATGCATAGTCGTCCAATGTTTCCAATTCTTGAGACACAAGTCGGTGATGGATGGGTTGGCAATGTAGACTATGACAAAAATAAAACAAAGCAAAACAGTGAGTACCTGATTGACTGGATACGTGTTTACCAAGAGGATAATCAAGATCAAGTTTACTTTGATAATCTTGACAAAGAAGCGCCAAGTGGTGACTACTATATTCAACCAACACACTATGTGGGACAATTGACGGCAGTTTCAGACGGTAAGGAAGATTTTGAAAATAAAAATCATTTCTATTACGGCGGTCAGCCACGCTATGAAACCAGTCGCTTATTTGCCAGTGATGATAATCAAGAAAATGCACTGATTTATAAGATTGATCACCCAAGTGCTGTTCATTTAACCACTTATTATAAAACTTTGAGCGATTACAAGGTTTACAATGCCGCTGCTTGGGCAAATGAAGGACAATCAATTCGTGCACATTTGCTTGGAGATGATACCATTGATTTTAAAGTCTATTTATCAGCAGATGGTAATAAATGGACAGAAACAGGACTATCGGTGGTTGATAATTTTGTAGAGGCTACACCAGCCTATGCAAGGACCAACTTTGATGCGCGTGATTTGGCAGAAGGAACTCACTTTGTTAAAATTGTTTTTCCGAAGGTCTCTGGGAGACAGTACCGCTTAGCAAATCAGAGTCTTCAAGAGGTAATAGCAAGTGATGTGCAACTAGCTAAGGTTACTTTTACAGCACCTAAGCAGGTTAAGCCAAATCAAGTTGAACAGGTCTTAATAGATGACAAAGTAGTGAATTCTAACCTGAGATTGACAGAAGCTCTTCCTAATGCCCAACCACTGTCAACTAGTGCACCAGAAAAAGTGACTAAAAGTAAAGGTTTTCTCCAGGAAAAGGAGATACTGGTCATGGAAGAAAAGACAGGGAAGAATGCTGCTAGGACTTTACCAAAAACGGGTGACTCATCAACTGCTTGGTTAAGTTTAGCTGGACTAGTAGCACTACTGTCTACTGTTAGTTTCTTCAAAAAGAAAGAATAA
- a CDS encoding carbohydrate ABC transporter permease produces the protein MKDKKRRNEALWGLGMVAPTIIGLIVLNIIPILQTLKMSFFKSGDFGRGDIFVGLANYQKMFADEQVRLATWNTLKYTLLVVPITVVLATVLATLLNSNIKGKHIYRTLYFLPMVAAPAAVTMVWKWLYNTDFGLINYILGKGGLGPVNWIEDPKIAIFSIAAVGIWSTVGYSMILILAGLQEIPTDFYEAARIDGASQVRQFFAITLPMVSPTLFFVVVTSIIQAMQVFDSIYMMEGVTSPAYKNTVSLVYLFYNNSFKYSDKGYGSTIVMLLLVIIMIITVIQMKIQKKWVHYN, from the coding sequence ATGAAAGATAAAAAAAGGCGTAACGAAGCCTTATGGGGATTGGGGATGGTTGCACCAACAATTATTGGACTAATTGTTTTAAATATCATTCCCATTTTACAAACCTTAAAAATGAGTTTTTTTAAGAGCGGGGATTTCGGACGAGGTGATATTTTTGTTGGTCTTGCCAATTATCAGAAAATGTTTGCGGACGAACAAGTTCGCCTAGCAACTTGGAATACCCTCAAATATACATTGCTAGTAGTCCCTATTACCGTGGTATTAGCTACTGTTTTGGCTACCTTACTCAATTCTAACATTAAAGGAAAGCATATTTATCGAACACTTTATTTCTTGCCAATGGTTGCAGCTCCTGCCGCAGTAACGATGGTTTGGAAGTGGTTGTATAACACTGATTTTGGTTTAATTAACTATATTCTGGGAAAAGGTGGCTTGGGACCGGTTAATTGGATTGAAGATCCTAAAATAGCAATCTTTTCTATTGCCGCAGTAGGAATTTGGAGTACTGTTGGTTATAGTATGATTTTAATTTTAGCAGGTTTACAAGAAATACCAACAGACTTTTATGAGGCTGCTCGTATTGATGGTGCTAGTCAAGTAAGACAATTCTTTGCCATTACTTTACCGATGGTTTCTCCCACCTTGTTCTTTGTCGTGGTTACTAGCATTATCCAAGCCATGCAGGTTTTTGACAGTATCTACATGATGGAAGGGGTTACTAGCCCAGCTTATAAAAATACCGTATCCTTAGTCTACCTTTTCTATAACAATTCCTTCAAATACTCGGACAAGGGTTATGGCTCAACGATTGTGATGCTATTGTTAGTTATCATTATGATAATTACTGTTATTCAGATGAAAATTCAAAAGAAATGGGTTCATTACAACTAG
- a CDS encoding carbohydrate ABC transporter permease has translation MKQESKLVTLGIHIFLIMVALGMIVPFIWMILTSFKTITESTQMNPFSFFPKDWQFKNYTEVIRSNNFIMLYFNTIMMMLWRIVSSVLFSAMAAYAFARLEFPGRNFLFGLVLFQMMVPPQLFVIPQYLMINDLGLRNSIFALAFPGLVSAFGTFLLRQFFVGLPKELEEAAQLDGCNIGQTFFKIMLPLAKSGLIALGIFTALFAFKDLLWPLIVNSEADAATLSSALSKIQGAYAVNYPQLMAASVLAIWPMVVIYVIFQKQFIQGIATSGGKL, from the coding sequence ATGAAACAAGAAAGTAAATTAGTCACTTTGGGGATTCATATTTTTCTCATCATGGTGGCTTTGGGAATGATTGTCCCTTTTATTTGGATGATATTGACATCCTTTAAAACTATCACAGAATCAACTCAAATGAATCCTTTTAGTTTTTTTCCTAAAGACTGGCAGTTTAAAAACTATACCGAAGTGATTCGTTCTAATAATTTTATAATGCTTTACTTCAATACGATTATGATGATGCTGTGGCGCATTGTGAGCTCTGTGCTATTTAGTGCTATGGCTGCTTATGCATTTGCACGCTTGGAGTTTCCAGGTCGAAATTTCCTATTTGGATTAGTTTTATTTCAGATGATGGTTCCTCCTCAGCTTTTTGTTATTCCACAGTATTTAATGATTAATGATCTGGGGCTTCGCAATTCTATTTTTGCCTTGGCCTTTCCAGGTTTGGTTTCGGCATTTGGCACTTTCTTACTAAGACAGTTCTTTGTTGGTTTACCAAAGGAACTAGAGGAGGCAGCTCAGTTAGATGGGTGCAATATTGGTCAGACCTTCTTTAAGATTATGCTACCTTTGGCTAAATCTGGTCTTATTGCTTTGGGTATTTTTACGGCTCTCTTTGCTTTTAAAGATTTACTATGGCCTTTGATTGTCAATTCTGAAGCTGATGCAGCAACCTTGTCTAGTGCTCTTTCAAAAATTCAAGGTGCTTATGCTGTGAACTATCCACAATTGATGGCAGCGAGTGTTTTAGCTATTTGGCCGATGGTTGTCATTTATGTTATTTTCCAAAAACAATTTATTCAAGGGATTGCAACATCAGGTGGAAAATTGTAG
- a CDS encoding LacI family DNA-binding transcriptional regulator: MATLKDIATLAGVSQATVSRVLNHDESLSVTETTRHKILTIADDLDYKKHKKITNTTRVKQKVAIVQWYSEQEELNDLYYYTIRIGIEKRAQDLSYDVIRCFDCHLDALPNDLVGIIAIGKFSQRQIQCLEELTENLVFVDSDTLTSGHPCVTTDFDHSVIKVLDYFIDKKLTPIGMIAGEEKTTDGLETIVDQRFRTFRNYAYEHGIYTPKTIFIGEFSAQSGYFLMKKAIDELGNNLPKAFFVANDTLAIGALKALQEAGIAVPQRVSLVSFNDTSLAKQVYPALSSITVYTEEMGRTAVDVLNRQLIAPETIASMTRIATTLTLRESSL; this comes from the coding sequence ATGGCTACACTGAAAGATATTGCAACATTAGCCGGCGTTTCTCAAGCAACTGTTTCTAGAGTTCTAAACCATGATGAAAGTCTATCAGTCACAGAGACTACGAGACACAAAATTTTAACCATAGCTGATGATCTTGACTATAAAAAGCACAAAAAAATCACAAATACCACAAGAGTCAAGCAAAAAGTAGCCATCGTCCAATGGTATAGTGAACAAGAAGAACTGAATGATTTATATTATTACACTATCCGGATTGGGATTGAAAAACGTGCTCAAGATTTAAGTTATGATGTCATCCGCTGCTTTGATTGTCATTTAGATGCCTTGCCTAATGACCTAGTCGGCATTATTGCTATAGGAAAGTTTAGCCAAAGACAAATTCAATGTCTTGAAGAATTAACTGAAAATCTGGTCTTTGTCGATAGCGATACGCTAACGAGTGGACACCCTTGTGTCACCACTGATTTTGACCATTCTGTCATTAAAGTTCTTGACTATTTTATTGACAAAAAACTCACTCCTATTGGTATGATTGCTGGGGAAGAAAAGACAACTGATGGCTTAGAAACTATTGTCGATCAAAGATTTAGAACCTTTCGTAACTATGCTTACGAACATGGTATCTACACGCCAAAGACAATCTTTATTGGTGAATTTTCTGCTCAATCTGGCTATTTTTTAATGAAAAAAGCCATTGATGAATTGGGAAATAATCTTCCAAAAGCTTTTTTTGTAGCAAATGATACCCTAGCAATCGGAGCCCTCAAAGCACTCCAGGAAGCTGGTATTGCTGTCCCTCAAAGAGTTAGCTTAGTTTCTTTTAATGACACATCGCTTGCCAAACAGGTCTACCCAGCGCTCTCTAGTATTACTGTTTATACAGAAGAAATGGGACGCACAGCTGTAGACGTGTTAAACAGACAGTTAATTGCACCTGAAACCATCGCTAGTATGACGCGAATAGCGACGACATTAACTCTACGAGAAAGTAGTTTATAG